A portion of the Candidatus Eisenbacteria bacterium genome contains these proteins:
- a CDS encoding protein kinase, which yields MSRIGGRYTLGSRLGSGAMGDVYQAADASSGHTVAIKILKPDLIQRHPEMLERFRREGEALRDLNHPNIVTLLDVIEEGNRHYIVMEYVAGGDLAALLAASPEGMPIDRSLNLALDLADALTRAHRLNIIHRDLKPANVLLAEDGTPRLTDFGIAHFAGEESLTDEGAVVGTYAYLSPESCMGLPVDHRADIWSFGVLLFEMLIGRRPFAGDSPGALITGILNNPLPDIQKMRTDLSNDLIDLIYRMLDKNRDARIPSVRRVGAELETMIKGMNAAATSGPRSQERSEFTIPASEPTARLKHNLPHQAFPFIGREEELAELGALLTKHDHPLITLLGPGGMGKSRLALEAAGCHLNAFRNGTFFVELAALRDPAGIPSAIADATGFRFSERGTPQEQILNYLRNKQVLLIMDNFEHLLEGRELVTFILQSAPDVTVLATSRTRLNLNTETVLHLDPLHFPNWETPEDALQYSAVQLFMQSAQRVRTDFALQGEDLHYLARTCRLVEGIPLGILLAAAWVDTLSLEEIAGEIGRSFNILESERSDLPDRQRSMRAVFDYSWQLLTDEERDAFARMSLFRGGCTRMAAQAVTGIPLRTLMGLVNKSLLRRDAASGRFHIHEMLRRYAGERLEGLGDAADVSDAHAAYYLKAVAGREADIKGRDQLAALDDIRSDFENVRAAWQWAVERRNLVLLDASMHCLYQFCFFRRQYNGEELFERALETLTPDPGGDAGATRVRLLARREGLLSKGGEADPAAVEEALESARRFGDPHEIAFCTLTMARALMNRLQLETAIGKFQDALELYDKIGDDFYRGLINHYIGFCRSHLGLSNLETGKKAYDLLYKAGDKIVLATVIGNLGEACLDRGDIDAARRYKEEAIGLARETNNLGPLAWNLVRLAAIELQDGDPERGREFAEEAQLYARESNDPIAIGSSQIAMGYMAAINADYAAALPMLEEAVHHMRSNPAGQGSATVALAACLCGAGRHEEAGARLKDLFSGALTAGVREDIVWALVPATLVMASRGKLNNAAEHMGMLSIHPRRPKGWLAADPQVIRLRADLEAALGKAGYAAAMKRGEGLEFEAVVRELAGELGGEISGQH from the coding sequence ATGAGCAGGATTGGAGGGCGCTATACGCTTGGCTCCCGCCTCGGCTCCGGGGCGATGGGCGATGTGTATCAGGCCGCCGACGCCTCATCCGGCCATACCGTCGCCATCAAGATTCTCAAACCTGACCTCATCCAGCGGCATCCGGAGATGCTGGAGCGTTTCCGGCGTGAAGGTGAAGCGCTGCGGGATCTCAATCATCCCAACATCGTGACCCTGCTGGATGTCATTGAAGAAGGAAACCGCCATTACATCGTCATGGAATATGTCGCCGGCGGTGATCTTGCCGCGCTCCTCGCCGCTTCGCCGGAAGGGATGCCCATCGACCGGTCGCTGAACCTGGCTCTCGATCTCGCCGACGCCCTGACCCGCGCCCATCGCCTTAACATTATTCATCGCGATCTCAAACCGGCGAATGTCCTGCTGGCCGAGGACGGCACGCCCCGCCTGACCGATTTCGGCATCGCCCATTTTGCCGGCGAGGAGAGCCTGACGGATGAAGGGGCTGTTGTGGGGACCTATGCCTATTTGAGTCCAGAGAGCTGCATGGGGCTGCCGGTCGATCATCGGGCCGATATCTGGTCATTCGGTGTGCTGCTGTTTGAGATGCTGATCGGGCGCCGCCCCTTTGCCGGCGATTCTCCGGGCGCGCTCATTACCGGCATTCTGAATAATCCCTTGCCCGACATCCAGAAGATGCGAACCGATCTCTCCAACGATCTGATCGATCTTATTTATCGCATGTTGGACAAAAACCGCGATGCCCGCATCCCCTCTGTGCGCCGTGTCGGTGCGGAACTTGAAACCATGATCAAGGGGATGAATGCCGCCGCCACGTCCGGCCCGCGTTCTCAGGAGCGATCGGAATTCACGATACCGGCCTCCGAACCCACCGCACGCCTCAAGCACAACCTGCCCCACCAGGCCTTTCCGTTTATCGGCCGGGAGGAGGAATTGGCGGAGCTGGGTGCTCTTTTAACAAAACATGATCACCCCTTGATCACCCTGCTTGGCCCCGGCGGCATGGGCAAATCCCGGCTGGCGCTCGAGGCCGCCGGGTGTCATCTCAACGCGTTCCGCAATGGGACGTTCTTTGTCGAATTGGCGGCGTTGCGTGATCCGGCGGGTATCCCCTCCGCCATTGCCGATGCAACCGGATTTCGTTTCTCGGAACGCGGCACGCCCCAGGAGCAGATTCTCAATTATCTCCGCAACAAACAGGTGCTGCTCATCATGGATAATTTTGAGCATCTCCTCGAGGGCCGCGAGCTCGTGACGTTTATTCTACAATCCGCTCCCGACGTCACGGTGCTGGCCACATCCCGCACCCGACTCAACCTGAATACGGAGACGGTTCTTCATCTCGATCCGCTTCATTTCCCGAACTGGGAGACACCCGAAGACGCGCTTCAATATTCCGCCGTGCAGCTTTTCATGCAGAGCGCCCAGCGCGTGCGCACCGACTTCGCATTGCAGGGAGAGGATCTTCATTACCTGGCCCGCACCTGCCGCCTGGTGGAAGGGATCCCCCTCGGCATTCTGTTGGCCGCGGCGTGGGTTGATACATTATCACTGGAGGAGATTGCCGGCGAGATCGGGCGGAGCTTTAACATTCTGGAAAGTGAGAGGAGCGACCTGCCGGACCGCCAACGCTCGATGCGGGCCGTCTTCGATTACTCGTGGCAACTCCTGACGGATGAGGAACGCGACGCCTTTGCCAGGATGTCGCTTTTCCGCGGCGGATGCACCCGCATGGCGGCGCAGGCGGTGACCGGTATTCCGTTGCGGACGCTGATGGGGCTTGTGAACAAATCGTTGCTGCGCCGCGATGCGGCATCAGGCCGCTTTCACATTCACGAAATGCTCCGCCGGTATGCCGGGGAGCGGCTTGAGGGCCTTGGAGATGCGGCGGATGTGAGCGACGCCCACGCGGCCTATTATCTGAAGGCGGTCGCCGGCCGCGAAGCCGACATCAAGGGGCGGGACCAGCTCGCGGCCCTCGATGACATCAGGTCGGATTTCGAAAATGTCCGCGCGGCATGGCAGTGGGCCGTTGAACGAAGGAATCTTGTTCTTTTGGATGCGTCCATGCATTGCCTTTATCAATTTTGCTTCTTCCGGCGGCAATATAACGGGGAGGAACTTTTCGAACGCGCCCTGGAGACTCTCACACCGGATCCCGGCGGCGACGCCGGCGCGACCCGCGTACGGTTGCTGGCGCGGCGTGAAGGTCTGTTGTCTAAAGGGGGGGAGGCGGATCCTGCCGCGGTTGAAGAGGCCCTGGAGAGCGCGCGAAGATTCGGCGATCCACATGAAATTGCGTTTTGCACATTGACGATGGCCAGGGCGCTGATGAATAGACTCCAGCTGGAGACGGCTATAGGCAAGTTTCAGGACGCGCTCGAGTTGTACGATAAGATCGGTGACGATTTCTACCGCGGGCTCATTAATCATTACATTGGGTTTTGCCGATCGCACTTGGGTCTGAGTAATCTTGAGACCGGCAAGAAGGCCTATGATCTATTATACAAAGCGGGCGACAAGATCGTTCTCGCCACGGTGATCGGCAATCTGGGCGAGGCCTGCCTGGACAGAGGGGATATCGACGCCGCCCGGCGCTACAAAGAAGAAGCGATCGGTCTGGCTCGGGAAACGAATAACCTGGGCCCCTTGGCTTGGAATCTCGTAAGATTGGCCGCCATTGAGTTGCAAGATGGCGATCCTGAGCGCGGCCGCGAGTTTGCGGAGGAGGCGCAGCTGTATGCCCGCGAATCAAACGATCCTATCGCCATCGGATCGAGTCAGATTGCCATGGGATACATGGCCGCTATCAATGCAGACTATGCCGCCGCCCTGCCGATGCTCGAGGAGGCGGTCCATCATATGAGGAGCAATCCGGCCGGGCAAGGATCGGCCACTGTCGCCCTGGCCGCCTGTCTCTGCGGGGCGGGACGGCATGAAGAGGCCGGAGCGCGCCTAAAAGATCTTTTCTCCGGCGCACTAACGGCCGGCGTCCGTGAAGATATCGTGTGGGCGCTTGTCCCCGCGACCCTTGTCATGGCCTCCCGCGGGAAACTGAATAACGCCGCCGAGCACATGGGGATGCTGTCAATTCATCCCCGCCGGCCGAAAGGCTGGCTCGCCGCCGACCCGCAGGTCATCCGTCTGCGTGCCGACTTGGAAGCCGCCTTGGGGAAGGCCGGCTATGCCGCGGCGATGAAGCGGGGCGAGGGGCTGGAGTTTGAAGCGGTGGTTCGGGAGCTGGCGGGGGAGTTGGGGGGCGAGATCAGCGGGCAACATTGA